The proteins below are encoded in one region of Ferruginibacter lapsinanis:
- a CDS encoding DUF1015 domain-containing protein: MVTIHPFKALRPEAQHAKQVASRPYDVLNSKEAKVEAQGNPNSFLHITKSEIDLPEDIDIHSQQVYEKAKENLDAFISRNILFKENKACYYIYQLIMNGKSQTGLVCGSSVDDYEKDKIKKHEFTRPEKEQDRINHIKISGAQTGNVFLAYKNVDEIDAIIDSWKATHSPVYDFIAEDKIQHSIWIVNDDTTIKKISSSFKTLVPATYIADGHHRAASAAKVRKALGENAPQGANIFLTTLFPSNQLYIMDYNRVVKDLNGLSKEALLSSIEEKFLVENADKAVSPAQLHEFGMYLDKQWYKLVSKENTYTTDPIGILDISILSNNILDPILGIKDQRTDKRIDFVGGIRGLGELEKRVDSGEMAIAFSLHPVTIQQLFDIADSGNVMPPKSTWFEPKLRDGLLTHLIYS, from the coding sequence ATGGTTACTATTCACCCTTTTAAAGCCTTACGACCGGAAGCACAACATGCAAAGCAAGTAGCATCTCGTCCGTATGATGTACTGAACAGCAAAGAAGCAAAAGTAGAAGCTCAAGGCAACCCTAATTCATTTTTACATATTACTAAAAGCGAAATTGATCTTCCTGAAGATATCGATATTCATTCTCAGCAGGTATATGAGAAAGCAAAAGAAAATCTGGATGCTTTCATCAGCAGAAATATTTTATTTAAAGAAAACAAAGCCTGCTACTATATTTATCAGTTGATCATGAATGGTAAAAGCCAGACAGGTTTGGTTTGTGGCAGCAGTGTAGATGATTATGAAAAAGATAAAATAAAAAAACACGAATTTACCCGTCCGGAAAAAGAACAAGACAGGATCAATCATATAAAAATTTCCGGCGCACAAACCGGCAATGTTTTTTTAGCGTATAAAAATGTGGATGAGATAGACGCTATTATCGATAGCTGGAAAGCCACACATAGTCCTGTATACGATTTTATTGCGGAAGACAAAATACAACACAGCATCTGGATCGTTAATGACGATACAACCATAAAAAAGATATCTTCTTCTTTTAAAACACTGGTTCCTGCAACTTATATTGCTGACGGACATCACCGTGCCGCTTCTGCAGCTAAAGTGCGTAAAGCTTTAGGTGAAAATGCCCCTCAGGGTGCTAATATTTTTCTTACCACCTTATTTCCGTCCAATCAATTATATATCATGGATTATAACCGTGTAGTAAAAGATCTGAACGGGCTAAGTAAAGAAGCCTTACTAAGCAGCATAGAAGAGAAATTTCTTGTAGAAAATGCAGACAAAGCTGTTTCTCCGGCACAGTTACATGAATTTGGAATGTATCTGGACAAACAATGGTATAAATTAGTATCAAAAGAAAATACCTATACAACAGACCCTATCGGTATTTTGGATATCAGTATTTTATCAAATAATATATTAGACCCGATCTTAGGGATCAAAGACCAACGTACCGACAAACGCATTGATTTTGTAGGCGGCATTCGTGGTTTAGGAGAGTTGGAAAAACGAGTAGATAGTGGAGAAATGGCTATTGCTTTCAGCCTGCATCCGGTTACTATTCAGCAATTATTTGATATTGCAGACAGCGGAAATGTAATGCCTCCAAAAAGCACCTGGTTTGAACCTAAATTGAGAGATGGCCTGTTGACACATCTCATCTATTCTTAA
- the serC gene encoding 3-phosphoserine/phosphohydroxythreonine transaminase, giving the protein MIHNFNAGPSILPKEVFQQASEAVLNYNNTGLSILEIGHRTSTFQAVMDEAVALVKELMQLDADHEVLFLHGGASTQFMQVPMNLLDDKEVAAYSDTGVWGGKAIKEAKLFGKVEIVCTGKESNYTVIPKDFAVPNDAKYFHITTNETIYGCQWQKIPKTSTPLVGDMSSDILSRVIDYNAFDLIYAGAQKNMGAAGVNLVVVNKNILGKVKRAIPTIMDYRNHIKEGSMLNTPPVFAVYVCMLTLRWLKSIGGVAAVEKLNIAKADLLYNEIDANPLFKGTVSKEDRSKMNICFVMNKPELEEAFLAFAKEKNIVGIKGHRLVGGFRASLYNALPISSVEVLVNAMKEFAEKNS; this is encoded by the coding sequence GTGATTCACAATTTCAACGCAGGACCGTCTATTTTACCGAAGGAAGTTTTTCAACAGGCATCAGAAGCGGTGCTTAATTATAACAATACCGGTTTGTCAATTTTAGAGATCGGGCATCGTACATCGACTTTTCAGGCGGTAATGGATGAGGCTGTTGCATTGGTCAAAGAATTGATGCAATTAGATGCTGATCACGAAGTGTTATTTTTACACGGTGGAGCATCAACGCAGTTTATGCAGGTGCCAATGAATTTATTGGATGATAAAGAAGTGGCGGCATATTCAGATACAGGTGTGTGGGGTGGCAAAGCTATTAAAGAGGCAAAGTTATTTGGTAAGGTAGAAATAGTTTGCACCGGGAAAGAAAGTAATTATACAGTTATTCCAAAAGATTTTGCGGTACCAAATGATGCAAAATATTTTCACATTACTACTAATGAAACAATTTATGGATGCCAATGGCAAAAAATACCGAAAACAAGCACGCCGCTTGTTGGTGACATGAGTAGTGATATTTTAAGTCGTGTTATTGATTACAATGCATTTGATCTAATCTATGCCGGAGCCCAAAAAAATATGGGAGCGGCAGGTGTAAATTTGGTAGTGGTAAATAAAAATATTTTAGGCAAAGTAAAACGTGCTATCCCTACTATCATGGATTACCGGAATCACATTAAAGAAGGTAGTATGCTGAATACTCCACCTGTATTTGCTGTGTATGTGTGCATGCTTACATTACGTTGGTTAAAATCTATTGGTGGTGTCGCCGCCGTAGAAAAACTGAATATCGCTAAAGCAGATCTGCTATATAATGAGATAGATGCCAACCCTTTATTCAAAGGCACTGTAAGCAAGGAAGACAGGAGCAAGATGAATATTTGTTTTGTAATGAACAAACCTGAATTAGAAGAAGCTTTCTTAGCTTTTGCAAAAGAAAAAAATATTGTGGGAATAAAAGGACACAGGCTGGTAGGCGGATTCAGGGCTTCTCTGTATAATGCTTTACCAATAAGTAGTGTAGAAGTTTTGGTAAATGCAATGAAAGAATTCGCAGAAAAAAATTCATAA
- a CDS encoding outer membrane beta-barrel family protein → MKQVYLCLLCIGCLPYTNAQKISGIVKNNDSVVLVNASVSLLHTPGSKICKLGITNAEGKYAFEGIESGKYVLNISAVGYKSFISSPIVVNGNYDILVPVIFLPKKSISLKEVFVKSDKPILEISGDKMVVNVENTINAVGSDALELIRKSPGVTIDKDDNISMGGKSGVQIFIDGKPSPVNKEDLSDYLKSIQSTQIESLELITNPSAKYEAAGNAGVINIRMIKNKTIGTNSSINAGYGIGIYGKYNGGISINHRNKKVNIFGSYNINHALNITDFRVDRIQLDTLFDLVTKRRVLSTSSGFKAGVDYFINPKNTIGFLINGSLFHSTPNSYSTTPITYIPGGTVNKILISDNMQTGHIDNVNFNGNYKYLGKDQHQLNIDLDYGFFHINRDLYQPNVYYDNTQTTELSSAIYSLISGAKIDIYSLKTDYELPFKKGVLGFGIKNSYVESDNNFERYNLKSSLSMSSQLDTSKSNQFNYKEYINAGYINYNKNWKSIQLQVGLRAENTQSRGKSYPIKSDGMINYDIVQGFTRSYTNFFPSVSVSFVKNADMTWNISAGRRVDRPNYQDLNPFEFKLDEYTFRKGNTELVPQYSYNIGVTNTYKNKLISKLSYSLINDLLGQLVDTIDRSKNFLTVKNIAQQKLLSLFESYHYQHQWYSGFFNANIFYTSFNADFGGGNRVINTSILSYVAGMQNNFRLGSEWTAELAATFTSPTYVGTIKSYFRWGMDIGAQKNILKGKGNFKFSVTDIFFTNIDKGYSAFAGQSGHYSFKRESRQFKINFSYRIGNKQVKAESNRTSGSEEEIKRSQNGGG, encoded by the coding sequence ATGAAGCAGGTTTACTTATGTTTATTATGCATAGGATGTCTTCCGTATACCAATGCCCAAAAGATTTCGGGTATTGTTAAAAATAATGATTCGGTTGTGCTGGTAAATGCTTCTGTCTCTTTGCTTCACACCCCAGGTTCAAAAATCTGTAAATTGGGAATTACCAATGCAGAAGGGAAGTATGCTTTTGAGGGAATTGAATCGGGTAAATATGTACTGAATATCTCTGCCGTTGGATATAAATCATTTATTTCATCACCAATAGTTGTAAATGGGAACTATGATATATTGGTGCCTGTTATTTTTCTTCCCAAAAAATCGATCAGCCTTAAGGAGGTCTTTGTTAAATCAGATAAGCCAATTCTTGAGATCAGTGGAGATAAAATGGTAGTGAATGTAGAGAACACAATTAATGCCGTTGGTTCAGATGCTTTAGAGTTAATTAGAAAATCGCCGGGTGTAACTATAGATAAAGATGATAATATTTCTATGGGAGGTAAATCCGGAGTGCAAATATTTATTGATGGTAAACCAAGCCCTGTAAATAAGGAAGATCTTAGCGACTATTTAAAATCAATTCAATCTACACAAATAGAATCGCTGGAGTTGATCACCAATCCTTCGGCAAAATATGAGGCGGCAGGAAATGCAGGCGTTATAAATATTCGGATGATCAAGAATAAAACGATTGGAACAAACAGTTCAATCAATGCCGGCTATGGAATTGGCATTTATGGAAAATATAATGGAGGTATTTCTATCAATCATAGAAACAAAAAAGTAAACATTTTCGGGAGCTACAATATCAATCATGCATTGAACATAACTGATTTTAGAGTAGATAGAATTCAGTTAGATACATTGTTCGATCTGGTTACTAAAAGAAGGGTATTGAGCACCAGTAGCGGATTTAAAGCAGGTGTTGATTATTTTATCAATCCTAAAAACACTATAGGGTTTCTTATAAATGGAAGTTTATTTCATTCGACGCCCAACTCGTATAGTACGACTCCTATTACTTACATACCCGGAGGCACAGTCAATAAAATATTGATATCAGACAATATGCAAACCGGCCATATTGATAATGTTAATTTTAATGGTAATTATAAGTATTTGGGTAAAGATCAACATCAATTGAACATTGATCTGGATTATGGTTTTTTTCATATTAACAGAGATCTGTATCAACCAAATGTGTATTATGATAACACCCAAACAACAGAGTTGAGTAGTGCAATTTATAGTTTGATCTCAGGAGCCAAAATAGATATCTATTCTTTAAAAACGGACTATGAACTACCATTCAAAAAAGGGGTATTGGGATTTGGTATTAAGAACTCATATGTAGAGTCTGATAATAATTTTGAACGATATAATCTAAAGAGTTCATTAAGTATGTCATCGCAATTAGATACTTCCAAAAGCAACCAATTTAATTATAAGGAATACATTAATGCAGGCTATATCAATTATAACAAAAATTGGAAGAGTATTCAGTTGCAGGTTGGATTAAGGGCAGAAAATACGCAATCAAGAGGGAAGTCTTATCCAATAAAATCGGATGGGATGATAAATTATGATATTGTTCAGGGGTTTACCAGAAGCTATACCAATTTTTTCCCTTCCGTCTCTGTTAGTTTTGTAAAAAATGCTGATATGACCTGGAATATCTCGGCAGGAAGAAGAGTGGACAGGCCCAATTATCAGGATCTGAACCCATTTGAGTTTAAACTGGATGAATATACTTTTCGAAAAGGAAATACAGAATTAGTCCCTCAATATTCTTACAATATTGGTGTTACAAATACCTATAAGAATAAATTAATTTCAAAATTAAGCTATAGCCTGATCAATGATCTGCTGGGACAGTTGGTGGATACGATTGACAGAAGTAAAAACTTTTTGACCGTAAAAAATATAGCCCAACAAAAACTACTTAGTTTGTTTGAGAGTTACCATTATCAGCATCAATGGTATAGTGGGTTCTTTAATGCAAATATTTTTTATACTTCATTCAATGCAGATTTTGGAGGAGGAAACAGGGTGATCAACACCAGTATACTTTCATATGTTGCCGGTATGCAAAACAATTTTAGATTAGGAAGTGAATGGACAGCAGAGTTGGCAGCAACATTCACTTCTCCTACTTATGTGGGAACAATTAAGTCGTACTTCAGGTGGGGGATGGATATAGGAGCACAAAAAAATATTCTAAAAGGAAAGGGGAATTTTAAATTCTCTGTAACAGATATATTCTTTACCAACATTGATAAAGGATATTCAGCCTTTGCCGGGCAAAGTGGTCACTATTCTTTTAAAAGAGAATCCCGCCAGTTTAAAATAAATTTCAGTTACAGGATTGGTAATAAGCAGGTGAAAGCAGAGTCTAACAGAACTTCGGGTTCTGAAGAAGAGATAAAACGTTCGCAAAATGGCGGCGGATAA
- a CDS encoding zinc dependent phospholipase C family protein produces the protein MMVLYKPNISFIAEHAVDPDKRRYAVKDEGPRHYIDIDFYGKYPFPNLPRKYKDAVAKFGEDTVQSQGIVPWHIQTMLGRLTAAFKEKNFSKILKNSTELGHYIADSHVPLHANSNHNGQYTNQKGIHGFWESRVPELLAEKEFDFFIGKAQYIENPAEYIWARVLESSLASDSVLNIERELTKQFPSDQKYSFETRNGQVIRQYSSDFTKAFNKKLDGMIERRMRLSIYSIASFWYTAWVNAGQPDLRSLSKQKFSESDAKEFEELNNQWKNSSGKMIGRQEE, from the coding sequence ATGATGGTTCTGTATAAACCCAATATTTCTTTCATTGCTGAACATGCTGTGGATCCTGATAAACGCAGGTATGCCGTTAAAGACGAAGGCCCCCGACATTACATTGACATAGATTTTTATGGCAAATACCCCTTCCCTAATTTACCTCGTAAATACAAAGATGCAGTAGCAAAATTTGGAGAAGATACCGTTCAATCTCAAGGAATTGTACCTTGGCATATACAAACAATGCTGGGTAGATTAACTGCAGCATTTAAAGAAAAGAATTTTAGTAAGATACTGAAAAACAGTACAGAACTAGGGCATTATATTGCCGACTCACATGTACCATTACACGCTAACAGCAACCACAACGGTCAATATACCAACCAAAAAGGGATACACGGTTTCTGGGAAAGCAGGGTGCCGGAATTGTTAGCCGAGAAAGAATTTGATTTTTTTATCGGAAAGGCACAATATATCGAAAACCCTGCAGAGTATATATGGGCAAGGGTTTTAGAGAGTTCTCTTGCATCCGATTCGGTTTTAAATATCGAAAGAGAATTGACCAAACAATTCCCCTCAGATCAAAAATATTCTTTTGAAACAAGAAACGGACAAGTCATCCGCCAATATTCATCTGATTTTACCAAAGCATTTAATAAAAAATTAGATGGCATGATAGAAAGAAGAATGCGTTTGTCTATCTATTCAATTGCAAGTTTTTGGTATACAGCCTGGGTAAATGCAGGACAACCCGATCTCCGCTCTTTAAGCAAACAAAAATTCAGTGAATCTGATGCTAAAGAATTTGAAGAATTAAATAATCAATGGAAGAACAGCTCAGGAAAAATGATAGGCAGACAGGAAGAATAA
- a CDS encoding DUF502 domain-containing protein, whose protein sequence is MKFPLSYKKLFQYFLQGLLILAPIVITFWAIAAVFSFIDGILPNIIHNIFPSLMEDAQGNVRRVPGLGFVVVIAIVLFVGYISSSFIFSKLVDVFDKLLEKTPGIKFIYSTLKDFFEAFAGEKKKFTNNVLANVDDNDVWRVGFITQEDMAEFGFKDYIAVYVPMAYSVAGNVYIISKERVKPITNISAAQTMKFAVSGGVTDVVEE, encoded by the coding sequence ATGAAATTTCCGCTCAGCTATAAAAAGCTTTTCCAGTATTTTTTGCAGGGGTTGTTGATACTTGCACCTATTGTTATCACATTTTGGGCTATTGCTGCGGTTTTCAGCTTTATAGACGGCATTTTGCCTAATATTATACATAACATTTTTCCATCATTGATGGAAGATGCCCAAGGAAATGTAAGACGTGTTCCAGGGTTAGGGTTTGTGGTAGTTATTGCCATCGTTCTATTTGTAGGATATATTTCCTCATCTTTCATTTTCAGTAAATTGGTAGATGTTTTTGATAAATTGCTGGAAAAAACTCCCGGCATAAAATTCATCTATTCAACATTGAAAGATTTTTTCGAAGCTTTTGCCGGTGAAAAAAAGAAGTTTACCAATAATGTTTTGGCCAATGTTGATGACAACGATGTGTGGAGGGTTGGGTTTATTACACAGGAAGACATGGCAGAGTTCGGCTTTAAAGATTATATAGCGGTATATGTACCGATGGCTTATTCGGTGGCTGGTAATGTATATATCATATCTAAAGAAAGAGTAAAACCAATTACCAATATCAGTGCCGCACAAACCATGAAGTTTGCAGTAAGCGGAGGCGTAACAGATGTTGTTGAGGAATAG
- a CDS encoding TetR/AcrR family transcriptional regulator, whose amino-acid sequence MEIKDRIIEGAYELFIRYGFRSVSMDNIATKLGMSKKTLYQHFTDKDELVEAVMEYDITHDEKDCMLSTGNALNAIDEVLNVIDTVADQLSDMNPMVLYEMQKFHPKAFKIFQKHKDEFILKMITQNLHRGVTEGLYREDINIEVIAKFRLESMMLIFNIELFPLAKQYHLKDLMQMIGEHFLFGIVSPKGYKLIQKYQQERNKINNDAKK is encoded by the coding sequence ATGGAAATAAAAGACAGAATTATCGAAGGGGCTTATGAATTATTCATTCGTTATGGATTTAGATCCGTATCGATGGATAATATTGCCACCAAATTGGGGATGAGTAAAAAAACTCTTTATCAGCATTTTACAGATAAAGATGAATTGGTAGAAGCGGTTATGGAATATGATATAACCCATGATGAGAAGGATTGTATGTTGTCTACCGGCAATGCGCTGAATGCAATTGATGAAGTTCTCAATGTGATTGATACTGTGGCGGATCAACTGAGTGATATGAACCCGATGGTGTTATATGAAATGCAGAAATTTCATCCCAAGGCGTTTAAAATATTTCAAAAGCATAAAGATGAGTTCATTTTAAAGATGATCACTCAGAATTTACACAGAGGAGTTACCGAAGGTTTATACAGAGAGGATATCAACATAGAGGTGATCGCAAAATTCAGGCTGGAATCAATGATGCTGATCTTTAACATTGAACTTTTTCCGCTGGCAAAACAATATCATTTGAAAGACTTGATGCAAATGATCGGAGAGCATTTTTTGTTTGGAATAGTATCTCCCAAAGGCTATAAATTAATTCAAAAATATCAACAAGAGAGAAATAAAATCAATAATGATGCAAAGAAGTAA
- a CDS encoding TolC family protein, with amino-acid sequence MISVLIGGTAIAQKTNEFSVKQTVDYGLKNAVQVKNALIDIKSQQQTNREFTANAYPQLTAGVSATHYFNIPVQTLPNFISPATYQVLVDEGVKNGSGTTITMPNGGDFGVIAAQFGSPWTAGASVDLSQIIFDGQVFVGLQARGAAMDLAKKTAEVTQEQIKANIYKIYYQLVVGKKQLTNIDANIERFTKLLNDTKEIYKNGFAEKLDVDKVQVTLSNLQTEKERIQNQLEAGNAGLKFLINMPQKEILVLTDTLSEDEIKANLLDTVYKYEDRKEIQLLNVATKLNGYNVKRYQLSRLPSVVAFGSYGKNAQRQKFDFFNKGDWFTTSLVGVKIAVPIFDGFARSARIENAKLAVQKLKNNMEATKESIDYDVTTARIKMKSAIITMDNQKKNTELAEKVFNSTKKKYEQGLGSNQEIYNAQTELKVAQTNYYSSLYDAITAKIDWLKAVGKL; translated from the coding sequence ATGATATCCGTTCTGATAGGCGGAACAGCAATAGCTCAAAAGACAAACGAATTTTCGGTGAAGCAGACCGTAGATTATGGATTAAAAAATGCTGTACAGGTAAAAAATGCATTGATAGATATTAAGTCGCAGCAACAAACTAACAGAGAGTTCACGGCAAATGCTTATCCACAATTGACCGCAGGTGTAAGTGCTACTCATTATTTTAATATACCGGTACAAACCCTGCCAAACTTTATCAGTCCGGCAACCTATCAGGTATTAGTAGACGAAGGTGTAAAGAACGGAAGTGGTACTACCATTACAATGCCCAATGGAGGGGATTTTGGCGTAATTGCTGCTCAGTTTGGTTCTCCATGGACGGCTGGAGCAAGTGTTGATCTATCCCAGATAATATTTGATGGGCAAGTGTTTGTGGGGTTGCAGGCCAGAGGAGCAGCAATGGATCTGGCTAAGAAAACTGCAGAAGTAACACAAGAGCAGATCAAAGCAAATATTTATAAGATCTACTATCAGTTAGTAGTTGGTAAAAAACAACTGACAAATATAGATGCAAATATCGAACGATTTACCAAGCTTCTGAATGACACCAAAGAAATTTATAAAAATGGTTTTGCAGAAAAATTAGACGTAGACAAAGTGCAGGTAACCTTAAGCAATCTGCAAACCGAAAAAGAAAGAATACAAAATCAGTTAGAAGCAGGGAATGCAGGTTTAAAATTTTTAATAAACATGCCTCAAAAAGAAATATTGGTGTTAACAGATACTTTGAGTGAAGATGAGATAAAAGCAAACTTGCTGGATACAGTATATAAATATGAAGACAGGAAAGAAATCCAGTTGCTGAATGTAGCTACCAAATTAAATGGATACAATGTAAAACGCTATCAGCTAAGCCGTTTACCTTCTGTAGTTGCTTTTGGCTCTTACGGCAAAAATGCACAACGTCAGAAATTCGATTTCTTTAATAAAGGAGATTGGTTCACCACTTCGTTGGTTGGAGTTAAAATAGCGGTGCCGATTTTTGATGGGTTTGCTCGTAGCGCCAGGATAGAGAACGCTAAGCTGGCAGTTCAAAAACTAAAAAATAATATGGAAGCCACAAAAGAGTCTATTGATTATGATGTTACGACAGCAAGGATCAAAATGAAAAGTGCGATCATAACCATGGATAATCAAAAGAAAAATACAGAACTGGCAGAAAAAGTATTTAACAGCACCAAGAAAAAATATGAACAGGGATTAGGTAGTAATCAGGAAATATATAATGCACAAACAGAATTGAAGGTGGCACAAACCAATTACTACAGCTCTTTATACGATGCCATTACAGCAAAAATTGATTGGCTGAAAGCTGTAGGGAAACTATAA
- a CDS encoding efflux RND transporter periplasmic adaptor subunit, translating into MKTLFIITTASVMLLSSCGSSKKDSAADLNDKKATLEKLKNDKEKTDEQIKKLQEELMKLDTNAASTSKVKLVSTTPVSTQNFKHYIDLQGKVDADNISYISPRMGPAQVKAVYVTEGQAVKKGQLLLKLDDAIIRQQIVAAQKQMEVTKTQLSFAKTIYQRQKNLWDQGIGTEVQLLQAKSNVEQLENGLNAAEENVKTAKEQLSTTNVYSDVNGIADIVAVRVGEIFQGMTLTGPQIKIVNTSSLKVVTSVPENYLTRMRKGSAVEIFIPDANKKINSSLSLISQSIDPSQRGFIAEAKIPYDPVLKPNQIAVMKILDYSAPNAVVIPVNVVQSDEIGKYVYVLTKSSNGKTTAHKVIVTIGEVYGENVEIKGGLKAGEQLVTDGFQSLYEGQLISTEVK; encoded by the coding sequence ATGAAAACACTTTTTATAATCACTACAGCATCGGTAATGCTTTTGTCATCTTGTGGCAGTAGTAAAAAAGACAGTGCTGCAGATTTGAATGACAAAAAAGCAACGCTTGAAAAATTAAAAAATGACAAGGAGAAGACTGACGAGCAAATAAAAAAACTGCAGGAAGAATTAATGAAATTAGATACTAATGCAGCCAGTACTTCAAAAGTAAAATTAGTGAGTACAACACCGGTTAGTACCCAGAATTTTAAGCATTATATCGATTTACAGGGCAAGGTAGATGCTGATAATATTTCTTATATATCACCAAGAATGGGACCGGCGCAAGTAAAAGCGGTATATGTAACTGAGGGGCAGGCTGTAAAAAAAGGACAGTTATTGCTGAAGTTAGATGACGCTATTATTCGTCAGCAAATTGTTGCAGCGCAAAAACAAATGGAAGTAACTAAAACACAGTTGTCTTTTGCAAAAACTATTTATCAACGTCAGAAAAACTTATGGGATCAGGGTATTGGTACTGAAGTACAGTTGCTTCAGGCAAAATCTAATGTTGAACAATTAGAGAATGGTTTGAATGCAGCAGAAGAGAATGTGAAAACAGCTAAAGAGCAATTAAGCACCACCAATGTATATAGCGATGTAAATGGTATTGCAGATATAGTAGCAGTTCGTGTCGGAGAAATTTTTCAAGGAATGACATTGACCGGCCCCCAAATTAAAATTGTGAATACCAGCTCTTTAAAAGTGGTTACCAGTGTGCCGGAAAATTATTTAACAAGAATGAGAAAAGGTTCTGCTGTTGAAATATTTATTCCAGATGCAAATAAAAAGATTAACTCATCACTTTCTTTGATCAGCCAGTCCATTGATCCATCGCAAAGAGGTTTTATAGCCGAAGCAAAAATCCCTTATGATCCTGTTTTAAAACCAAATCAAATTGCGGTGATGAAAATTTTGGATTATAGTGCACCAAATGCAGTTGTAATTCCTGTAAATGTTGTACAGTCTGACGAAATAGGTAAATACGTTTACGTGCTTACCAAAAGCAGCAATGGTAAAACTACAGCTCACAAAGTAATAGTAACTATTGGTGAAGTATATGGTGAAAATGTAGAGATAAAAGGAGGATTGAAAGCCGGAGAGCAATTAGTAACTGATGGTTTTCAAAGCCTGTATGAAGGACAGTTGATCTCTACTGAAGTGAAATAA